Proteins from a genomic interval of Sporolactobacillus sp. Y61:
- a CDS encoding pseudouridine synthase, with product MERLQKIIAQAGIASRRKAERLIQSGRVQVNGKRVTVLGTKVTEKDKIAVDGVPVQKEILVYFLLYKPAGVISSVKDDRNRTTVVDFFQQVPQRIFPVGRLDYDTSGAILMTNDGKLANRLMHPKFEIDKTYIATVHPVPEASQLRKLSSGIRLDDGMTAPAKVQLVESDYLKKTAMVRLTIHEGRNRQVRRMFAALDIHVRKLKRERYGFLSLAGLHPGDARSLKPHEVKTLYHMTHLDNGHDDR from the coding sequence ATGGAGCGACTTCAGAAAATCATCGCCCAGGCAGGTATTGCATCAAGAAGGAAGGCAGAGCGCTTAATCCAGTCCGGAAGAGTTCAGGTGAATGGAAAAAGAGTGACTGTGTTAGGGACAAAAGTAACAGAAAAAGATAAAATAGCTGTAGATGGTGTACCTGTCCAAAAAGAGATACTGGTCTATTTTTTACTGTATAAACCGGCTGGTGTGATTTCATCAGTGAAAGACGACAGAAACCGGACGACAGTCGTTGATTTCTTTCAACAGGTTCCTCAGCGTATTTTTCCGGTCGGCAGACTTGACTACGATACATCGGGTGCGATTCTGATGACCAATGACGGGAAATTGGCCAACAGGCTGATGCATCCCAAATTCGAAATAGATAAAACATACATAGCAACAGTACATCCTGTCCCTGAAGCATCACAACTCAGAAAGCTTTCATCGGGGATCAGGCTTGATGATGGAATGACGGCGCCGGCAAAAGTTCAGCTGGTAGAAAGTGATTATCTGAAAAAGACGGCCATGGTCCGTCTGACCATCCATGAGGGACGAAACAGACAGGTACGGCGGATGTTCGCCGCACTCGACATTCATGTCAGAAAGCTTAAGAGGGAACGTTATGGCTTCCTTAGTCTGGCTGGCTTGCATCCCGGTGATGCCAGATCTCTGAAACCCCATGAGGTGAAGACTCTGTACCATATGACACACCTGGATAACGGGCACGATGACAGGTAG
- a CDS encoding response regulator transcription factor — MEEKKAEILVVDDEERIRKLLKMYLERENYIIDEAGDGDTALSKALKHDYDLILLDLMLPGMDGEEVCEKLRETKATPVIMLTAKGEESNRVQGFEVGTDDYIVKPFSPREVVLRVKALLRRSSKTMFMETGTTTNNNIVFPHLTINHDAHRVTVDGKEVSLTPKEYDLLYYLAQNPDKVFSREQLLKDVWNYEFFGDLRTVDTHVKRLREKLNKVSEKAADMIVTVWGVGYKIEAETEA; from the coding sequence ATGGAAGAGAAGAAAGCGGAGATACTCGTCGTGGATGACGAAGAACGTATCCGTAAGCTATTAAAAATGTATCTGGAAAGAGAAAATTATATCATTGATGAGGCCGGAGACGGAGATACAGCTTTAAGCAAAGCCCTGAAACATGACTATGATTTAATTCTTCTTGATCTCATGCTGCCCGGCATGGACGGTGAAGAGGTATGTGAAAAACTGCGGGAGACGAAAGCAACCCCGGTCATCATGCTCACGGCAAAGGGTGAGGAATCAAACCGAGTTCAGGGCTTCGAAGTAGGGACGGATGACTATATTGTCAAACCTTTCAGTCCCAGAGAAGTGGTCCTTCGCGTTAAAGCACTCCTTCGTCGCTCATCAAAAACCATGTTTATGGAAACGGGGACAACAACGAATAACAATATTGTCTTCCCTCATCTGACGATTAATCATGATGCCCATCGCGTAACAGTGGATGGTAAAGAAGTGAGTCTGACCCCGAAGGAATATGACTTACTTTATTATCTTGCCCAGAATCCGGATAAAGTATTTTCGAGGGAGCAGCTGCTTAAGGATGTCTGGAATTATGAGTTTTTTGGTGATCTGAGGACAGTGGATACTCATGTCAAACGTCTTCGGGAAAAGCTGAACAAAGTTTCTGAAAAAGCTGCCGATATGATCGTAACGGTCTGGGGTGTAGGCTATAAGATAGAGGCAGAGACTGAAGCATGA